A portion of the Gossypium arboreum isolate Shixiya-1 chromosome 8, ASM2569848v2, whole genome shotgun sequence genome contains these proteins:
- the LOC108460634 gene encoding uncharacterized protein LOC108460634 — protein MVETRRSSSSSKRPLSSPPPTSSKRSKASEPALSSNNGAAVSGPVNETLGPPKESGSDSRVMELRSSDLRVSDAAKAVDASPIDKPAVADLENGTLVAPRSSGEAAVNADKVETVAAGLTGRAKNRPIKPAKLGSKFPWGKLLSQHSQNPHLVMCGTLFTVGQSHQCNLCLKDHNISAILCKVKHIERDGTSIALLEITGGKGSVQVNGRTYRKNTSLILNAGDELIFTSTGDHAYIFQQLTNDNLAAPGLPSSLSILEAQTAPIKGIIEARLGEPSAVAGAATILASLSTKENSEMSTLPSGCEVSDDCVPEVDMKDSASNTDPATASSREKTVPSVPEAANGNPNLDRLGLDDSMDADNTKIPGAGYSLRPLLHILAGTSTDFDFSGSIAKILDEQREIREMLKEFEPPLGLVSTKRKAFKDSLRDSILNPDNIDLSFENFPYYLSDTTKNVLIASTYVHLKCSKFAKYASDLPTMSPRILLSGPAGSEIYQETLVKALAKHFGAGLLVVNSLLLPGGSTSKDVDAVKETSRAEKVTVFAKRAAHPAALQQKRPTSSVEADITGGSSLGSQALPKQEVSTATSKNYTFKKGDRVKFVGSSSPSGFSSLEPALRGPMIGFRGKVVLAFEENGSSKIGVRFDRSIPEGNDLGGLCEEDHGFFCSASSLRLECSGGDDVDKLAVNELFEVTLNESKSGPLILFVKDIEKSVAGNTDVYASLKSKVENLPANVVVIGSHTQMDSRKEKSHPGGLLFTKFGVNQTALLDLAFPDNFGKLHERSKETPKTMKQVTRLFPNKVTIQLPQDEVLLLDWKQQLERDTETLKAQSNIVSIRSILHQNGLDCPDLETLCIKDQTLTNESVGKVVGWALSHQFMYSSGVLLKDAKLVVSTESIKYGLDILQGIQSESKTLKKSLKDVVTENEFEKKLLADVIPPSDIGVSFDDIGALENVKDTLKELVMLPLQRPELFCKGQLTKPSKGILLFGPPGTGKTMLAKAVATEAGANFINISMSSITSKWFGEGEKYVKAVFSLASKIAPSVIFVDEVDSMLGRRENPGEHEAMRKMKNEFMVNWDGLRTKAKERVLVLAATNRPFDLDEAVIRRLPRRLMVNLPDAPNREKILRVILAKEELSPNVDLEAIANMTDGYSGSDLKNLCVTAAHCPIREILEKEKKERALAAAESRPLPSLYSSADIRSLKMDDFKYAHEQVCASVSSESTNMNELLQWNELYGEGGSRKKKQLSYFM, from the exons ATGGTCGAGACGCGACGGAGCTCTTCCTCTTCCAAACGCCCCCTTTCCTCTCCCCCTCCCACTTCTTCTAAACGATCCAAG GCATCTGAGCCGGCTTTGTCGTCCAACAATGGAGCTGCGGTTTCTGGACCGGTTAACGAAACCTTAGGTCCACCTAAGGAATCCGGGTCGGACTCACGGGTAATGGAGCTCCGATCCTCTGATCTACGGGTGTCCGATGCGGCTAAGGCCGTTGATGCGTCTCCCATCGATAAGCCTGCCGTTGCTGATCTGGAGAACGGTACTTTGGTGGCTCCGCGGTCCTCAG GTGAAGCTGCTGTAAATGCGGATAAAGTGGAGACGGTTGCTGCAGGGCTTACTGGTCGGGCTAAGAACAGGCCAATTAAGCCTGCTAAGTTAGGTTCTAAATTCCCGTGGGGAAAGCTTCTTTCCCAGCATTCTCAA AATCCTCACTTAGTCATGTGTGGCACACTATTCACCGTTGGACAAAGCCATCAGTGCAACTTATGTCTTAAGGATCACAATATTAGCGCTATTTTGTGCAAAGTGAAGCACATAGAG AGAGATGGAACTTCCATTGCCTTGCTAGAAATTACAGGAGGAAAAGGTTCTGTCCAGGTTAACGGTAGGACTTATCGTAAAAATACTAGTTTGATTCTAAATGCTGGAGATGAATTAATTTTCACTAGTACTGGAGATCATGCTTAT ATTTTTCAGCAGCTTACCAATGATAACTTAGCAGCCCCAGGCTTACCATCTTCTCTAAGCATTTTAGAAGCCCAGACTGCTCCTATAAAAGGTATTATTGAGGCACGACTAGGGGAACCATCTGCTGTTGCTGGGGCAGCAACAATATTGGCTTCTTTGTCAACAAAAGAAAATTCTGAGATGTCCACTCTACCTTCTGGTTGTGAGGTGTCAGATGACTGTGTTCCAGAAGTTGACATGAAGGACAGTGCTAGTAACACTGATCCAGCAACTGCTTCTTCAAGGGAGAAAACTGTTCCTTCTGTACCGGAAGCTGCTAATGGAAACCCTAATCTTGATAGACTTGGATTAGATGATAGTATGGATGCTGACAATACGAAGATCCCAGGGGCAGGTTACTCTTTAAGGCCATTATTGCATATCCTTGCTGGTACTTCTACTGACTTTGATTTTAGTGGTAGTATTGCCAAAATTCTAGACGAGCAAAGGGAAATTAGAGAGATGCTTAAGGAATTTGAACCTCCTTTGGGTTTGGTATCAACCAAGCGAAAAGCATTTAAAGATAGTTTACGAGACAGCATTCTCAATCCGGACAATATAGACCTctcttttgaaaattttccatattaTTTGAG TGATACAACAAAGAATGTTTTGATAGCCTCAACCTATGTGCATTTGAAGTGTAGTAAATTTGCAAAGTATGCCTCAGACCTTCCTACCATGAGTCCTCGTATATTGTTATCTGGTCCTGCAG GCTCAGAAATATATCAGGAGACATTGGTTAAGGCACTTGCAAAACATTTTGGTGCTGGATTGCTAGTTGTCAATTCTCTTCTGTTGCCTGGA GGATCAACATCAAAAGATGTTGATGCTGTGAAAGAAACTTCAAGGGCTGAAAAGGTTACTGTATTTGCCAAAAGAGCTGCACACCCTGCTGCTTTGCAGCAGAAGAGACCAACTTCTAGTGTTGAAGCTGATATAACTGGTGGTTCTTCACTGGGCTCCCAAGCTTTGCCAAAGCAGGAAGTATCTACTGCAACATCTAAAAACTATACATTTAAGAAAG gtgATAGGGTTAAGTTTGTAGGTTCCTCATCGCCATCTGGATTTTCTTCTCTAGAACCTGCTTTAAG GGGACCGATGATTGGTTTTCGGGGCAAAGTAGTCCTTGCATTTGAAGAAAATGGTTCCTCCAAAATTGGGGTCAGGTTTGACAGATCTATTCCAGAAGGAAATGATCTTGGTGGGCTTTGTGAAGAAGATCATGGGTTCTTCTGTTCTG CCAGCTCACTTCGCTTGGAGTGTTCTGGAGGTGACGATGTTGACAAGCTGGCTGTTAATGAACTTTTTGAG GTTACATTGAATGAAAGCAAAAGCGGTCCATTGATATTGTTTGTGAAAGACATAGAGAAGTCTGTGGCTGGAAATACAGATGTGTATGCTTCCTTGAAGAGTAAGGTTGAGAATTTGCCTGCGAATGTTGTAGTAATTGGTTCTCACACCCAGATGGATAGTCGTAAGGAAAAA TCTCATCCTGGTGGCCTTTTGTTCACAAAGTTTGGAGTCAACCAGACTGCTTTACTTGATCTTGCATTTCCG GATAATTTTGGTAAACTTCATGAGAGGAGCAAAGAAACACCTAAAACCATGAAACAAGTTACTCGGCTTTTTCCTAACAAAGTGACAATCCAGTTGCCTCAG GATGAAGTTTTACTTTTAGACTGGAAGCAGCAACTGGAGCGTGACACTGAAACTCTTAAAGCTCAGTCAAACATTGTTAGCATTCGCTCA ATTCTCCATCAAAATGGTTTGGATTGCCCTGATCTTGAAACACTCTGCATTAAGGATCAAACTCTTACAAATGAGA GTGTAGGGAAAGTTGTTGGCTGGGCCCTAAGCCATCAGTTTATGTATTCTTCTGGAGTATTGTTGAAAGATGCTAAACTTGTAGTTTCAACTGAAAG CATTAAGTATGGTCTGGACATTTTGCAAGGCATTCAAAGTGAAAGCAAAACTTTGAAGAAATCACTTAAG GATGTGGTCACTGAGAATGAATTTGAAAAGAAACTTCTTGCTGATGTTATTCCACCAAGTGATATTGGGGTTAGTTTTGATGATATTGGAGCCCTTGAAAATGTCAAAGACACCTTGAAGGAATTGGTGATGCTTCCCCTTCAAAGGCCCGAATTGTTTTGCAAGGGACAGTTGACGAAG CCCTCTAAAGGAATATTGCTTTTTGGGCCTCCTGGTACTGGTAAAACGATGCTTGCCAAGGCTGTTGCAACTGAAGCTGGTGCAAACTTTATTAACATATCAATGTCCAGCATTACTTCAAAG TGGTTTGGTGAAGGAGAGAAGTATGTTAAAGCTGTTTTCTCTCTGGCCAGTAAAATTGCACCAAGTGTTATTTTTGTTGATGAG GTTGATAGCATGTTAGGAAGAAGGGAGAATCCAGGTGAACATGAGGCTATGCGTAAAATGAAGAATGAATTTATGGTAAATTGGGATGGCCTTCGTACAAAGGCCAAAGAACGAGTATTGGTTCTTGCTGCCACAAATCGGCCATTTGACCTTGACGAGGCAGTCATCCGGAGGCTTCCTCGAAG ATTGATGGTTAATTTGCCAGATGCTCCAAATAGAgaaaagattttgagagttaTATTAGCCAAAGAGGAATTGTCACCCAATGTTGATTTGGAAGCTATTGCAAATATGACTGATGGATACTCTGGAAGTGACTTGAAG AACCTTTGTGTGACTGCTGCACATTGTCCCATAAGAGAAATTTTGGAAAAGGAAAAGAAG GAGAGAGCGTTGGCTGCGGCTGAGAGTAGACCTTTGCCTTCCTTGTATAGCAGTGCTGACATTCGTTCTCTGAAAATGGATGATTTTAAATATGCACATGAGCAG GTGTGTGCAAGTGTGTCATCAGAGTCTACAAATATGAATGAGCTTCTTCAATGGAATGAGTTATATGGAGAAGGTGGatcaagaaagaaaaaacaactaAGCTACTTCATGTAG